The genomic DNA CTTTGCCACCTGCTGCTGTGATGTTCGCTCCCCACGTTGCTTTCTCCACATATATTCGGTCGCAGCTGCCAAGGCCTTTGAGTTGTTTGCTTGCACATTTTCTTTCATAAGTCCTGGCAAAATGGTAAACCATAATAAAAACAAGCTCGACTGTGTCGTTCCAATCGGTTGATGCTGCTTATAAAGCTCCATGGCTGTTTCATGTCCAGAACGCATGATAGGTTTTTCACATGCTTCCATGCTTAAAAAATCAACATATTCCTTTTCTATCAAATACTTTGGCTTCATAGAAGTTAAAAGCTGCTCTTTTTCTGCCGATAAAGAAGCAAGGAATAAACCGAATAAACGCTCTTCAATAAAGCTGCTTTCTAGCTTTTGATGAATCGCTTTTGGAATATGTTCAAAGCCGGCCGCTTCTGGCTTATTCTTTTCCCATGGCTCATGCCCTTCTTTTTCAGGGCTAAATTCAAGAACTCTTTTCCATGCTTGCTCAGCCATGGATTGACGTTTCGTATGGTAAGCAGAGTAAGATAACCAGTAATAAAACGGTCCGTCCCCTTCAAAGCCCACTCGTTGCAGCTTTCTTAGCCAACCGTAAGCTAGCTCATACTCTCCAACAAGAGCAAAGCTTGCACCAAGTTTGAATTGATGTTCGTGCAGCATCGGCTTAATCTTTTTCAACACTTCTTTCAAGCTGTTCACTTTCTCTTTATCCTTTAGATAAAAAGCAAATACAAGCTTGTTGCACAGCGCATGCAGGTTGCCTGGATTTTTCGTGAGTACATCCTCAAGAATGTCGTCCGCCTTGCTAGTTTCACCTAAATAAAAATAAGCAAGAGCTAGGTTGTTGTAGGCTGACCAGTATTCAGGAAATTCCTCAATTACCTCTTCTAAAAGGTCAACCGCTCTTGGAAAATGTCCCGATTCTAATAAACGACGCGCCTCATCCTGTTTTACAATAAGATCGTCCTCTTCGTACAGATCCTCCTCAAGCTCCTCCGCCTCAAGAGTTAGCAAGTCGAGTAATTCTTCCGTATCCTCAACAAACTCTCCGTCCTGGTCAAGCTTTAAATACAGCGACGCGTGTGTGTATGCATCTTTAAAAAGACCGAGATGTGCGTAGTTGTTAGCCAAGAAATAATGGCACTCGAGCATATGCTCATCCAGCTCTTCTAAAATTTCGTGCAAATAGCGATTGGACTGTTGATAATCACCAAGCTCCGTACATACAATCGCCAGCTGACAATAAATCATTGGTTCGCCCGGCTCTAATTGAATCGCGCGCTCCAAATACTTTTTTGATTTATAAAAATCCCTCCGTTGATACGCCTTTAAGCCTTTCGCAAAGTAGTATTCACCAGTTGGATGAAAAGACAATAATTTACCTTTAGGTTGATATGCTTTAGAGTCTTTGCTCATGAAATCCTCCATTTAACGTGTTTACAAGCACTTCTTAGATGTAATGAAGTAATTTATAAAAAAATAAGTTTAACCTAATTATTATATCATAAGTCCTAGTTGGCTGAAACCATGAATGTAGAAAGACTATTAGACGAAGCTTGTCTAAAAACAAAAAACCAGCCCCTCGGCTGGTTATTTTGCTGATGATTTTTCATGTCGCTTATTTAATACAGATAAGACATCTCGAGCTGGCAAGCCTTGCTCCACCAACAATACATATAAGTGGTACAATAAATCGGCTGCTTCCCACTTTAGCTCCTCAGCATCGCGGTTTTTCGCAGCGATGATGACTTCAGATGCTTCTTCGCCGACCTTTTTCAAAATCTTATCAACGCCTTTTTCAAACAAGTACGTCGTGTATGCACCTTCTGGACGTTCTTTTTCACGGTTGCGAATCAACTGCTCAAGTTCAAATAAAATTTGGTAGTCTGCTAGGCTTTCCGCTCCAGACGCTGCCTCTTCACCTGTGAACACACTCTCTGTAAAACAGCTGGTTGTTCCGTTGTGGCAAGCAGGACCAGCTGGTTCTACTAGTACAACCACTGCATCTTGGTCACAATCGAACTTCATATCAACGATTTTCTGTGTATTCCCGCTTGTTGCCCCTTTATGCCAAAGCTCCTGACGTGATCGGCTGTAAAACCATGTTTCACGCGTTTCTATCGATTTATTTAAAGACTCTTTGTTCATATACGCAAGGGTTAATACTTCCTTCGTCACCGCATCCTGAACGATTGCCGGCAGCAAGCCGTTTTCATCAAACTTTACATTCATCGTACGTTCACCCCTTTTTCTTTTAGAAATGATTTCACTTCTTCAACTGATGTTTCCTTGTAGTGGAAAATTGATGCCGCTAGCGCTGCATCTGCCTTTGCTTCTAAAAAGGCTTCCGCAAAATGCGCAGAGTTTCCTGCTCCCCCGGAGGCGATGACTGGAACAGAAACCGTTTCGCTCACCGCACGAGTTAAGGCCACATCAAAGCCCTTCTTTTCTCCGTCACTATCCATACTTGTTAATAGGATCTCTCCTGCCCCACGACGAACCGCTTCTTTTGCCCATTCTATGACTTCATACTCGGTAGCTTTTCGCCCACCATGTGTAAAAACACGCCAAGAACCAAGCTCTTTATCGAATTTCGCATCAATAGCAACGACGATACACTGTGTTCCGAAGAAGTTCGCTCCTTCGGTTATAAGCTCAGGATTTAGCACAGCAGCCGTATTCAATGACACCTTATCAGCACCAGCACGTAAAATGCGCTTCATATCTTCTAGGGAATTAATCCCCCCACCTACAGTAAACGGAATTGCTAGCTCGGAAGCAACCGATTTAACCACATCCACCATCGTTCCGCGACCTTCATGCGAAGCAGAAATATCTAAAAAGACTAACTCATCTGCTCCTTGCTCATCGTAAAAACGAGCCAGTTCCACGGGGTCTCCTGCATCGCGTAGCTGTACGAACTGAATTCCTTTTACCACACGACCGTCCTTCACATCCAGGCAGGGAATAATACGCTTTGTTAGCATGTTACTTCACCTCTTTCAATGCTTCAGGAACAGAGAATCGACCTTCATAAATCGCTTTTCCCACAATCGCACCGCTCACACCTTTACCTACAAGCTCCTTCAATGCTCGCAGATCAGCAAGTTCACTTACCCCGCCAGAGGCGATGACGCTTTTTCCTGTTTCAACCGCCAGCTTTTCTACCGCCAATAAGTTCGGACCAGAAAGCATCCCATCTGTTGCGATATCTGTAAAAATAAATGTCTCTGCACCGGCTTCAGCTAGACGCTTACCAAGCTCAACCGCTGTGACAGAAGAAGTATCGAGCCAACCATGCGTTGCCACATAGCCATCCTTCGCATCGAGCCCGATCGCGATCTTTTCTCCGTACTTTTGAATCATTTCAATAGCAAACTCTGGGTTTGATACGGCCACACTCCCGATAATGACACGTGATACGCCATTGTTTAGGTAATGAAGAATATCTTCCTCCGTACGAATCCCACCACCAATTTGTACTTTCGCATCAAGCTTTTGGGCAGCCTCGATCACAAAACGATCGTTCACACGCTTGCCATCCTTTGCTCCGTCAAGGTCGACCATATGTATCCACTCGGCTCCTGCATCGGCAAAGCTTTTCGCCATATCAAATGGAGAATCTCCATACACGGTTTCTTGATTATAATCTCCTTGTAAAAGGCGGACGCATTTGCCCCCGCGCATATCAATTGCTGGATAAATAGTAAAGCTCATCGTGCCACCCTTTCTTTCGTTAGCTCAGTAAAATTACGCAATAGCTCCATGCCTAGCTTGCTGCTTTTTTCCGGATGAAATTGCATACCGAATACATTTCCTCGACCTACTACAGCAGGTACTTCCACGTCATAATCGCAGCTAGCGATGACAACCTCATGATCCGGTGTATTTACGTAATACGAGTGAACAAAATACACAAAGTCTTCATGAATATTTTCTAAAATCGGCGAGGTACAGAAGAAGTGAATATTGTTCCAGCCCATATGCGGAACCTTGTACGCCTCTCCTTCAGGAGTTTCTCCGGGAAAACGAATCACGTTTCCTGGTAGTAACGCTAACCCCTTTGTTAAGCCGTTCTCTTCGCTTTCTTCAAATAACAGCTGCATACCAAGGCAAATACCTAGCAATGGCTTTCCAGTTTTCACATATTCCTTGATCATCGTAGTCAGGCCTGATTCGTTCAGCTTTTCCATAGCATCTTTAAACGATCCAACCCCTGGTAAGATTAAGCTATCAGCTTGTAGCAGTTCGCTAGCATCCTCTGAAATGAAGTAAGGAGCTTCGAGCCGTTCGAGGGCCTTCGAAACGCTGAACAAATTCCCCATGCCGTAATCAATAATTCCGATCATTTACAACATCCCTTTCGTTGATGGAACGCCCTTTATTCTTGGGTCAATCGTGGTTGCTTCATCCAATGCTCTAGCTAACGCTTTAAAAATTGCTTCAATGATATGGTGTGTATTTTGACCATAGTGAACAATCACATGGAGGTTCATTCGTGCTTCAAGGGCAAGCTTCCAAAGAAATTCATGAACTAACTCGGTGTCAAAGGTTCCAACCTTTTGACTTGGGAAGTGTGCGCGCATTTCTAAATGCGGACGATTGCTTAAGTCAACGACGACTTGTGCAAGTGTCTCATCCATTGGTACAAAAGCATTTCCGTAGCGCTTGATTCCTTTTTTATCGCCTAACGCTTCACGAAGGACTTGTCCTAAGCAGATACCAATATCCTCTGTTGTGTGGTGATCGTCCACCTCTGTGTCACCCTTGGCGTTGATGGTTAAGTCAAATTGACCGTGCTTGGTGAAGAGATCAAGCATATGTGTCATAAAAGGAACGCCCGTCTCTAGTTCTGATTTACCTTCCCCATCAATCGTTAAAGCAAGTTCTATATTTGTTTCACCTGTTTTTCTTGTTATACTTGCTGACCTTGTCATCCCGAATCCTCCTGTTCAAAAAAGTGTTGGTCAAGGGGTCGTTTCACCCTCCGTGCGCTGGTGTTGCTACGCAACAAAGGCTTCTTCGGGTGGAAACGCCCCCTATTCCATTTATTTAAATCGTGATTCCACCGCTCTTGCGTGAGCTTCTAGGCCTTCGAGTCTTGCGAAGGCGGCGATTTTCTCGACGTTTTGTTGTAAGGCTTTTTCACTGTAAGAGATAATGCTTGATTTCTTTTGGAAATCGTCTACGTTTAATGGGCTTGAGAAACGGGCGGTTCCGTTAGTTGGCAGCACATGGTTGGGGCCTGCGAAATAGTCTCCGACTGGTTCGGAACTGTATCGACCGATAAAAATGGCACCCGCATGTTTGATTTGCCCTAAAAGCTCCATTGGATTAGCCGTCATTACTTCTAAATGCTCTGGCGCCAATGTGTTAATCGTCGCAATCGCTTCTTCTAATGTGTCCGCCACATAAATCGCTCCATATTCAGCGATCGATTGTTCGGCAATGGCTTTACGAGGAAGTGTTTCGAGCTGACGAACAACCTCTTTAGAAACCTGTTCCGCTAACTCTTGCGATGTGGTAACAAGCACACAACATGCTCTTTCATCATGCTCAGCCTGAGAAAGTAGATCTGCAGCCACTTCGCTTGCTCGAGCTGTGTTATCTGCTAAAACAGCAATTTCACTAGGACCTGCAATCATATCAATGGCCACGTCACCGAAAACTTCACGCTTGGCTAGGGCCACATAGATGTTACCTGGTCCGACGATTTTATCAACAGGCTGAATCGCTTCTGTTCCATAAGCAAGAGCGGCAACTGCTTGTGCTCCCCCTACCTTAAAAATCTCCTTCACACCAGCTTCTTGAGCCGCAACAACGACGGCTGCCGGTAACTTTCCATTAGCACCTGGAGGAGACACCATGACGATGCGTTCAACCCCAGCCACTTTTGCTGGCATCACATTCATAAGAACAGACGATGGGTACGCCGCAGTTCCACCTGGCACATACACCCCAACAGAATCAAGTGGAGTGACCTTTTGACCAAGAATCGTTCCGTTCGCTTCAGTCGTGAGCCATGAATTGCGAACCTGCTTTTCGTGAAACGAGCGAATATTTTCAGCTGCTTCCTTAATAATCGCCACATACTCCGCACCTGTTTCCTCGTATGCTTCACGAATTTCTTCTTCAGAAACCTGCATCGATGTTAACGTGGCACGATCAAATTTTTCTGTATAGGAAAATAGAGCCGTATCTCCATTTTTTCGTACATCTTCAATAATTGCCTTTACCGTTTGGCGTTGCTCCTCGGTTCCTGCATCCACCGAACGCTTAATGCTAACTGCCTCACTCACCTTTAGAATTCTCATCCTATTTTAGCTCCTTACTCCGTGAATCACGTCTGTTAACTTATCAACGATCTCACTAATTCGCTCATCCTTTGTTCGGTAGCTGACCGGATTTACGATCAGACGAGAGGTAATATCGGCAATGCGCTCATATTCTACTAGTCCATTTTCAACTAGTGTTTTTCCTGTAGACACGATATCTACGATGCGATCAGATAATCCGATGATCGGTGCCAGTTCGATCGAACCATTCAGCTTGATGATCTCCACCTGTTCTCCTTGTTCACGGAAGTAGGCAGCAGCCACATTCGGATACTTGCTAGCCACCTTTGGAGCCACATCGTTCATTTTTGTATTTGGCAAACCTGCAACCGCCAAGTAGCAGGCACTAATTTTCAAATCTAATAGTTCATACACATCACGCTCTTCTTCAAGCATAACATCTTTCCCTGCAATTCCTAAATCAGCCACGCCGTGTTCTACATAAGTAGGGACGTCCATCGGCTTCGCTAAAATAAAGCGAAATTGCTCTTGTTCCACATCGATAATGAGCTTGCGAGAGTCTTCAAACTCTGGTGGAAGATTGAAGCCCGCTTGACGGAGAAGCTCGACTGCTTCGTCAAAAATTCGCCCCTTCGGCATTGCAATTGTTAGCATTTCCTTCACTGTTAAGACCCCCTGCCTGCTTTTCCGATTAAAAAGACGATATCTGTATATTGATTCGTACATGCATCAATATTTTTCACACCATTGATATCTTGTAACACGACTTTTTCTCCGATGGCGCGTCTTTCTTTTGCCACCGTGTACGCTTCTTGTCGTCGTTCATCACTGAATAAAATACATGTCATCGGTGTTTCTTCTGATACTCCACCAAGCGCTTCAATTAAGCGGTCTAAGTATAGTGCAAACCCGGTCGCTCCCGTTGCCTTCCCGAACTTTTCTAAAAGAAGATCATATCTGCCGCCATTTCCAATTGGTGTACCTACCGCGTGAGAATACACTTCAAACACGATTCCTGTGTAGTAGCTCATATGACTAATAAGTGTTAGGTCAAACTTCAGCTTATCTTCCTCACCAAAGGCTACGACAATCTCCCACAATTGCTGAAGCTGAGAAAGGGCTTCACGACCACTTTCGTTTTCAATAATATCATTCGCAAAGCTTAGAACCTCCTCGCCTCCGCGAAGCTTTAGGAAATCCAATAATCTTTGCTTATCAATGGAAGATAACGCAAGGTTTTTTACATGCTCACGGTATCCTACATAATTTTTTTCATATAAATATTTCGTTAATGCTTGGGCCCGCTCTTCCGTTCCTAGAATTTGCTGGAACAATGTCTGAACAAAGCCGATATGACCAACGGAAATTTGGAACTTAGGTAGTCCAACCTCACGTAATGACGAGATTAATAGAGCGATGACCTCTCCGTCTGCGCTAATCGTATGGTCGCCAATACACTCCACACCGATTTGCTCAAACTCTGCTGGTCTGCCCCCTTCTCTTTGCTGTGCTCTGTAAACATTCGCCGAGTAGGCCAAACGCAGTGGCAAGTCTTCCTTTAACAGCTTAGATGCTGCCACACGCGCGATTGGGGCAGTCATATCCGGTCTCAGCACAAGTGTATGACCTTGTGAATCTAATAATTTAAACAGCTGCTGGTCAAGAATAGCCGAAGCTGTTCCGACCGTTTCATAATATTCAAGTGCGGGCGTTTCAATAAACTGGAAGCCCCAACGTTTCATTTCAGATTTGATCGCATCTCTAGCAATGCTTTTCGTTTCGTATAATCCTGGAAGAGTATCCCTCATTCCAAGTGGTTTTTCGAACATAAACAAACGACTCAAGACAATCACCTCTATATCAAAATGTTCCGAATCCTTTAGTTCGCTAATATGTTAGCAAATTGAAGTTATATGTAGTTTACTCCTTTCTCAAGGAAGTCGTCAACTGAAAAATTGGTAACAAAGTCGATTGGCGTCCATTCTCTTCGCTGTTATTGCTAGCGCAATAAAGGCTCGATTATGTACACCAATCGACAATGATATAAAAAAAGCCTCACTAACTACTGTTAATGAAGCTTTTCTTTTCCGTAAATCGGATCCTCTTCCCATCTTGCTGTGAGCTCTTCTTTTGTGTAAATCACTCGCATGGGGTTGCCACCAACGAACGCTCCTGCTGGAACATCCTTATGGACGAGCGTTCCCGCTGATACAATGGCTCCGTCTCCAATCGTGATGCCAGGTAAAATCGTGGTATTTGCTCCGATCATTACTTCGCTCCCGATTTGCACTTCTCCTAACCGATACTCTTTGATTAAGTATTCGTGTGCAAGGATCGTGGTGTTATAACCGATGACCGTATTTTTGCCCACGCTGATTTTTTCTGGAAACATAATGTCAAGCATAACCATAAGAGCAAACGAGGTTTGGTCACCAATATTCATTTTTAGAAATGTTCGATACAACCAGTTTTTCATTCCTAAAAATGGTGTATATCGTGCGAGTTGGATTACAATGAAGTTTTTGACGACTTTTACAAAAGGGACGGTTTTGTATACATGCCAGAGAGAGTTCGCTCCTTCAACTGGGTAGCGAGTTGTCCTTCTCATTATCCTTCTGCCTCTAAAATCGCCAGTAAATCAGTCATGTTTTCAAGCATATAATCTGGATTATATTTGGCTAAATAGTCACGACCTTTAATCGACCAGGCCACTGCAGCCGTTCTTACTCCCGCATTTCTCCCTCCTAAAATATCATGATGGTTATCTCCAACCATGATCGCTTCCTCTGGAGTAGAATGCAGTTTTTCTAATGCCATACGTACCGGACCTGGGTCTGGCTTTGCTTTTTCCACATGATCAAGTGCCACGACAATTTCAAAATAAGGATCTAGCTCGGTTAGCTTCAACCCTTTCATCACAACGTCAGACATTTTCGACGTCACGATTCCAATCTTATAACCTTTGTCCTTCAAGGCAATAACCGTTTCTTTTACACCCTCGAACTCTTTTACAAGCGAATCGTGATTACTAATGTTAAAGGATCGATAAGTCTTTATCATTTCCTCGACATTATCCGGATTCATTCCACCAAATGTTTCTACGAGCGTTGGTCCCATAAACGGGATCACATCCTCACGCTTGTATTGGTCAGGATAATAGTGCTGTAAGGTGTGTAGAAAGGATTGAATAATCAGTTCGTTTGTATCAATTAATGTTCCGTCTAAATCAAATAAGATGGTTGTTGTTTTAGTGGTCATAGACTGTTTCCTTTCGTTTTGAGAACTCCACTCGCTTCCATACCTTCACCACGATGGCGGTCAATACGATCGCCAATACTAAACGGATGAGTAGTAAAGGAAGGACAGGTATTCCTAATGGTAAAAAGATGAGGGTATCTTCCACAACGGCGTGGCAGGCTGCGAGGAAAATGAATGCAATCGTTACGTCCTTTTTGCTCACTCCATCCTCTTTTACAGCCTGAATCATGACGCCCGCTCCATACGCAAGGCCAAAGATCAATCCTGCCGCAAGAGTGGTTGATGTATTTTCCTTCATTCCTAATGCTCTTGTCACTGGTGCCATCCATCGAGAAAACACCTGAAGCCATTTTAAGTCCTTTAAAATTTGAATCACAATCATTAACGGCATGACAATCATAGCTAACTGAACAATTCCAAGTGCGGCTGTTTGCAAAGCATCGAGAAGAACAGGAATGACTCCACTCACACTTTCTTCTTTCGCTGCCACCAGCCCGTATTGCGCACGTTCACTTCCACCTTGCCACACAAGGTTTATCACAATTCCTGAAAAAATGGCCAATCCAATTCTAACGGTAAGAGCAATCCAAAGCTTCACGCCTACCTTTATGGCGACGCTCGATTCCACGAGCATATTATGTGAAAAAGAAAGCATAACTGCGATAATAAACACTTCTTTTACCGATAAATCAATCGTAAGCATGGCGCCGATGGCCGCGTACAGGTTGAGAAAGTTTCCTAGTACGAGAGGAATTGCTGCGTCACCAGAAAGTCCAAAAATCCCCATCAAAGGAGTAATTAACTGTATCACCCATGGCAGAACAGGGGTGTGCTGCAGCAAAGCAACGATAAGGGCAACCGGAAATATTATTTTCCCCAATGCCCAAACGGTCTTCAAACCGACGAAAAACCCTGCTTTCGTAGATTGTAGCATCTTCTCTCCGTGCTCCCTTATTTGTATTAGGATGAGGGCAGTTTCCCCTGAAGCCAGCCTTTGTTGCGTAGCAACACCAGGTGGCGAAAGGCGAAACTGTCCCTCTCACTTATTTCATATTGGGTAAAGTTTCTCCTTAAGGAGAAATGGCACCCTTTTCTCTCTTTGTTTTACACACTCTGGTCCAAATACCGGACCTTCGCGTATCCTTTTACTCTTCGATAAACGAATAATGCAACGGCTATAACAATTAAGGCAATCGAAATCGTTTGGGCAATACGTAAAGATTCTGTTAACATCAAGCTGTCCGTACGCATTCCTTCCACGAAGAAACGACCGATGGAATACCAAATCACATAGGAAAGGAAAATCTCACCTTGTCGTAAATTCACTCTTCTTAGTGACATTAATAAAATAAAACCTAAAAGATTCCAGATTGATTCATATAAGAAGGTTGGATGATAATAGGTGCCATCAATATACATTTGGTTAATGATAAACTCTGGTAAGAATAAGCCATCTAAAAAGCTTCTCGTTACCTCGCCCCCATGTGCCTCTTGGTTGATAAAATTCCCCCAACGACCAATGGCTTGCCCAATGATAATACTTGGGGCAGCAATATCCGCAAGCTTCCAAAACGAAATATTTCTCTTCCTTGAAAACACAATCGCAGTAATAACCGAACCGATGAGTGCGCCATGAATCGCAATACCACCGTTCCAAATCTTGATAATATCACCTGGATTTTGCGAGTAATAATCCCATTCAAATGCCACATAATAAATACGAGCTGAAATGATGGCAATAGGGATCGCCCAAAGCATCAAATCTGGGAAAATATCTTTATGTAGCCCCCTTCTTTCACCTTCTCGCATCGCTAAAAACAATGCAAGTGCAATTCCCACCCCAATGATCACACCGTACCAATGGATCTGGATTGGACCGAGTGACAACGCAACTGGGTCAATCGGTTGAATAGTTGATTCCATTACAGCTCATCCTCCTTAGGATTAATGTTCTTCGTCATGCTCGCCTTCTTCAATCACATCAGCCAGACGATTCGTAAACTGCTCCGCTGCGTTCACTCCCATTCGCTTTAGACGGAAGTTCATCGCTGCTACTTCAATAATAACGGCTAAGTTCCGACCAGGTCGAACAGGAACCGTTAATTTTGTTAAATCTGTGTCAATGATTCGCATTTTTTCTTCGTCCAACCCTAGGCGGTCGTACTGCTTATTTTGATCCCATAATTCTAAGTTAATAACTAATGTAATACGTTTATGACTACGAACCGCTCCTGCTCCAAACAGTGTCATCACGTTAATGATTCCTAATCCGCGAATTTCAAGTAAATGCTCAATCAATTCTGGAGAGTTACCAATAAGCGTATCTTCATCTTCCTGACGAATTTCTACGCAATCATCTGCAACCAATCGATGTCCACGTTTGACGAGTTCAAGAGCCGTTTCACTTTTCCCGACGCCACTTTTCCCCGTGATTAGAACTCCTACTCCATAAATATCAATGAGAACCCCATGAACAGCCGTTGTAGGTGCAAGCTTACTTTCTAAAAAATTCGTCAATCGTCCAGAAAAACGTGTCGTCTTCTGTCTAGAACGCATAAGCGGCACAGCCTCACGTTCACAGGCTTCGATCAGTTCTTCAGGTACCTCAAGCTCCCTAGTTACAATGATTCCGGGAGTTACATCCGTACAAAGCTTTTCCATACGAATGGCACGCTCCGTTGGCGACAATTTTTCCGCAAAGGTTAGCTCTGTTTTCCCAAGAAGTTGGATCCGCTCAGCTGGATAATAATCGAAAAACCCTGCTATCT from Robertmurraya sp. FSL R5-0851 includes the following:
- a CDS encoding tetratricopeptide repeat protein, whose protein sequence is MSKDSKAYQPKGKLLSFHPTGEYYFAKGLKAYQRRDFYKSKKYLERAIQLEPGEPMIYCQLAIVCTELGDYQQSNRYLHEILEELDEHMLECHYFLANNYAHLGLFKDAYTHASLYLKLDQDGEFVEDTEELLDLLTLEAEELEEDLYEEDDLIVKQDEARRLLESGHFPRAVDLLEEVIEEFPEYWSAYNNLALAYFYLGETSKADDILEDVLTKNPGNLHALCNKLVFAFYLKDKEKVNSLKEVLKKIKPMLHEHQFKLGASFALVGEYELAYGWLRKLQRVGFEGDGPFYYWLSYSAYHTKRQSMAEQAWKRVLEFSPEKEGHEPWEKNKPEAAGFEHIPKAIHQKLESSFIEERLFGLFLASLSAEKEQLLTSMKPKYLIEKEYVDFLSMEACEKPIMRSGHETAMELYKQHQPIGTTQSSLFLLWFTILPGLMKENVQANNSKALAAATEYMWRKQRGERTSQQQVAKLYSLSSSTLQKYVKIVKGLI
- the hisIE gene encoding bifunctional phosphoribosyl-AMP cyclohydrolase/phosphoribosyl-ATP diphosphatase HisIE, whose protein sequence is MNVKFDENGLLPAIVQDAVTKEVLTLAYMNKESLNKSIETRETWFYSRSRQELWHKGATSGNTQKIVDMKFDCDQDAVVVLVEPAGPACHNGTTSCFTESVFTGEEAASGAESLADYQILFELEQLIRNREKERPEGAYTTYLFEKGVDKILKKVGEEASEVIIAAKNRDAEELKWEAADLLYHLYVLLVEQGLPARDVLSVLNKRHEKSSAK
- the hisF gene encoding imidazole glycerol phosphate synthase subunit HisF, translated to MLTKRIIPCLDVKDGRVVKGIQFVQLRDAGDPVELARFYDEQGADELVFLDISASHEGRGTMVDVVKSVASELAIPFTVGGGINSLEDMKRILRAGADKVSLNTAAVLNPELITEGANFFGTQCIVVAIDAKFDKELGSWRVFTHGGRKATEYEVIEWAKEAVRRGAGEILLTSMDSDGEKKGFDVALTRAVSETVSVPVIASGGAGNSAHFAEAFLEAKADAALAASIFHYKETSVEEVKSFLKEKGVNVR
- the hisA gene encoding 1-(5-phosphoribosyl)-5-[(5-phosphoribosylamino)methylideneamino]imidazole-4-carboxamide isomerase — its product is MSFTIYPAIDMRGGKCVRLLQGDYNQETVYGDSPFDMAKSFADAGAEWIHMVDLDGAKDGKRVNDRFVIEAAQKLDAKVQIGGGIRTEEDILHYLNNGVSRVIIGSVAVSNPEFAIEMIQKYGEKIAIGLDAKDGYVATHGWLDTSSVTAVELGKRLAEAGAETFIFTDIATDGMLSGPNLLAVEKLAVETGKSVIASGGVSELADLRALKELVGKGVSGAIVGKAIYEGRFSVPEALKEVK
- the hisH gene encoding imidazole glycerol phosphate synthase subunit HisH, giving the protein MIGIIDYGMGNLFSVSKALERLEAPYFISEDASELLQADSLILPGVGSFKDAMEKLNESGLTTMIKEYVKTGKPLLGICLGMQLLFEESEENGLTKGLALLPGNVIRFPGETPEGEAYKVPHMGWNNIHFFCTSPILENIHEDFVYFVHSYYVNTPDHEVVIASCDYDVEVPAVVGRGNVFGMQFHPEKSSKLGMELLRNFTELTKERVAR
- the hisB gene encoding imidazoleglycerol-phosphate dehydratase HisB is translated as MTRSASITRKTGETNIELALTIDGEGKSELETGVPFMTHMLDLFTKHGQFDLTINAKGDTEVDDHHTTEDIGICLGQVLREALGDKKGIKRYGNAFVPMDETLAQVVVDLSNRPHLEMRAHFPSQKVGTFDTELVHEFLWKLALEARMNLHVIVHYGQNTHHIIEAIFKALARALDEATTIDPRIKGVPSTKGML
- the hisD gene encoding histidinol dehydrogenase, with protein sequence MRILKVSEAVSIKRSVDAGTEEQRQTVKAIIEDVRKNGDTALFSYTEKFDRATLTSMQVSEEEIREAYEETGAEYVAIIKEAAENIRSFHEKQVRNSWLTTEANGTILGQKVTPLDSVGVYVPGGTAAYPSSVLMNVMPAKVAGVERIVMVSPPGANGKLPAAVVVAAQEAGVKEIFKVGGAQAVAALAYGTEAIQPVDKIVGPGNIYVALAKREVFGDVAIDMIAGPSEIAVLADNTARASEVAADLLSQAEHDERACCVLVTTSQELAEQVSKEVVRQLETLPRKAIAEQSIAEYGAIYVADTLEEAIATINTLAPEHLEVMTANPMELLGQIKHAGAIFIGRYSSEPVGDYFAGPNHVLPTNGTARFSSPLNVDDFQKKSSIISYSEKALQQNVEKIAAFARLEGLEAHARAVESRFK
- the hisG gene encoding ATP phosphoribosyltransferase — encoded protein: MKEMLTIAMPKGRIFDEAVELLRQAGFNLPPEFEDSRKLIIDVEQEQFRFILAKPMDVPTYVEHGVADLGIAGKDVMLEEERDVYELLDLKISACYLAVAGLPNTKMNDVAPKVASKYPNVAAAYFREQGEQVEIIKLNGSIELAPIIGLSDRIVDIVSTGKTLVENGLVEYERIADITSRLIVNPVSYRTKDERISEIVDKLTDVIHGVRS
- a CDS encoding ATP phosphoribosyltransferase regulatory subunit gives rise to the protein MSRLFMFEKPLGMRDTLPGLYETKSIARDAIKSEMKRWGFQFIETPALEYYETVGTASAILDQQLFKLLDSQGHTLVLRPDMTAPIARVAASKLLKEDLPLRLAYSANVYRAQQREGGRPAEFEQIGVECIGDHTISADGEVIALLISSLREVGLPKFQISVGHIGFVQTLFQQILGTEERAQALTKYLYEKNYVGYREHVKNLALSSIDKQRLLDFLKLRGGEEVLSFANDIIENESGREALSQLQQLWEIVVAFGEEDKLKFDLTLISHMSYYTGIVFEVYSHAVGTPIGNGGRYDLLLEKFGKATGATGFALYLDRLIEALGGVSEETPMTCILFSDERRQEAYTVAKERRAIGEKVVLQDINGVKNIDACTNQYTDIVFLIGKAGRGS
- a CDS encoding DapH/DapD/GlmU-related protein, with the protein product MRRTTRYPVEGANSLWHVYKTVPFVKVVKNFIVIQLARYTPFLGMKNWLYRTFLKMNIGDQTSFALMVMLDIMFPEKISVGKNTVIGYNTTILAHEYLIKEYRLGEVQIGSEVMIGANTTILPGITIGDGAIVSAGTLVHKDVPAGAFVGGNPMRVIYTKEELTARWEEDPIYGKEKLH